ttcagcttatttatttatttatttatttatttatttagagacggagttttgctcttgttacccaggctggagtgcaatggcgcgatctcggctcaccgcaacctccgcctcctgggttcaggcaattcttctgcctcagcctcccgagtagctgggattacaggcacgtgccaccatgcccagctaattttttgtatttttagtagagacggggtttcaccatgttgaccaggatggtctcgatctgtcaacctcgtgatccacccgcctcggcctcccaaagtgctgggattacaggcttgagccaccgtgcccggccagctaatttattttaatttttaaaatttttatagggatggggtctcaccatcttgcctaggatggtcttttttttttttttttttttttttttttttgagacggagtttcgctcttgttacccaggctggagtgcaatggcgcgatctcggctcaccgcaacctccgcctcctgggttcaggcaattctcctgcctcagcctcctgagtagctgggattacaggcacgcgccaccatgcccagctaattttttgtatttttagtagagacggggtttcactatgttgaccaggatggtctcgatctcttgacctcgtgatccacctgcctcggcctcccaaagtgctgggattacaggcttgagccactgcgcccggccaagatggtcttgaactcctagtctcaagcaatcttcctgccttggcctcccaaagtgttggggttataggcatgagccaccatgcctaacctcaaatattttttaattgatgcattgtaactgtacatatttatagggtacaacttgatgttttgatacatgtctGTTGTATAATGAGCAAAACAGTATTTAGCATGCACTTATCATTCCTTTGTGGTGAGGAAATGTAACAGTcactcttctagctattttataATATACTGTATCTTACTATTAACGATTATCACCCTACTGTGCAATATATTACcctagaacttattcttcctaattGTAACTTTGAACCCATTGATAAGCTCTCCTCATCCtccctaaattttattttgaaagacaaaaagatgTGATTATTACTGAACCATTATATTTATGATAACTCCAGATTTTGTTGGCTTGGTTTCTCCTGTAGGTATACAGAAGATGGGTGTCCACATAAGAAATTCTTTCACACACGGTTTCTCATGCGAATGAGGTTAACACCAGATTGTTCCAAAATGTTGATTTCAACATCCTCTGGATATCTCTTAATTTTGCATGACCTTGACTTAACCAAGTCTTTAGAAGTAGGCAGCTATCCCATTTTAAGAGCAAGAAGAACTACTTCAAGTTCAGGTAAGCTTTTCTTTCTTGGCCAAAAAGATTTTTCTCAATAATCTCAAAAATAGAGACGATATATGTTTCTTATCCAAAAATGATAGCAGGAAAAGGGGAAGACAATTAGGCATTCTTCAGAAAGCTCAGTGATGGCTTTTTATCCAAGCAAGTATAATGATTTGTATGTATCTCTGACATATCATTGGTATGTACCTCTGAATTACAAGTGGACTAGGAGGAATAACTGCTGACcctaaaaatactttctttggcTGTATGCTAGCCACAGGATCTTTTCATCAGTAATTTTGAATCATCACTATGTCAAAAACTCACAATGGCACAAGATCTTAAGCCCTCTAGAATGGAGCAGAGCTTTTATTAAGTCATGGTCAATATAGAGTTTTAGTTTCAAGTCTATCTGTACCCTAGACTTATAGATGTCCAGACACAGGCAGCTGGTCCCATCTTATCTCATTACTCTCTAAACACTCTTGCTAAAGCTCTGTCTCTTCTCCCATTGCGGATTTTGTTAGACTTAAGTGAGTTTAGGGTTCAGAAAAacttaagttttgtattttatcaacattatgtaatttttaaaaagactgtatTTCATCTACCTTTGGGAAAGAGGGGACTGATCTGGAGACATACCCATCATTTAAAATCCAGGGGAAAAAAGACGTAAGCATTTGGAACAGACTGCTAATAAATTGCTTACTAAAAGGCAGCTTCATATGGCTGtggccaggtgcgggggctcacacctgtaatcccaacactttgggaggccaaggttggaggagcgcttgagcccaggatttcaagactagcctgggcaacatagggagacctcatctctacaaataacttaaaaatttagccaggtgcagtgactcacgcttgtaatcctaacactttgggagactgaggtgggcagattgcttgagcccaggaatttgtgattagtctgggcaacatggtgaaaccctgtctctacagaaaatacaaacgttagccaTATATGGTGGCATGCCTCTATAGTCCCATCTattcaggaagctggggcagggggAAATCACCTGAGCGTGTTAGGCTGAGGCAGCAGCCAGCCATGATtgtgccccactgcactccagccctggcaacagagagaggccctgtgtccagaaacaaacaaaaaaaggaagaaagaaaatgaagaaaaaaaaaaaggttggaatCTTTCCCTATGTACACAGGGCTACTTCGGAAGATTCCTTTGGGAAAGTACAGACATTGTTGTACTGCAGTTGCCTGGTGTAACtggtaaaaatagaaatttaagttTTACCAACTTACTTGCAAACAAGCGATTTCATAAATATATGAGTATAATTCTTTTAGATTCAAATTTGccttttaagttaaaaaaggTAAGAAACTCTAGCTTAGTGAGAAATAGTGATTTAGAATGTCTAGTTGGCCTGTTTGAACTCAAAAACCCacaaggttttttatttttattttatttttttgagacagagtctcactctgtcgccaggttggagtgcagtaacatgatctcgggccactgcaatctccacctcccgggttcaagtgattctcctgcctcagcctcctgagtagctaggactacagccacttaaaaaaaaagactaatttttgtatttttagtagagatggggtttcaccatgttggccaggatggtcttaaatctcttgacctcatgatccacctgcctcagcctccccaaagtgttaggattacaggcgtgagccactgcgccctgccaggTTTTCAGTCTTCTGAGGATAATTCTGACACTAAATAATGTTACAGGAAATTAGACTAGTATGAATCCCTAACATAGGCATGGGACCACTAGCAAAATGTGATGATGAAATAGAGATTGCTATTTTGAGTAATAGATCAGATTCCACTACCtgatactcattttatttttttcaatgtaaatttTGTGTCACATCTCAAGGTATTTACATAAACTTGGTatagtggcacacgtctgtaggcccagccactcaggaggctgaggctgaggcagaaggatcacttgaacctaggaattaagagtccagcctggacaacatagcaagagctctgtctcaaaaaaaaaaaaaaaaaaaaaaaaaaaaaaaagactattcatATAATTTCAATAATGATAATGGAAGTTTTTGGTATACTTAAAGAAGAATCTCTTAATGTTTCTGGTAATGGACCTGTTGTTTGGACCCTATTTTAACATTAAACTATAGGTTTAAGAgcttagttttcattttcattgaattttttttggtCACATTTTAGTACAGAAATGATGAGGATCCAAAGATGCTCCtatgattatttgttttctttttcatttttatttcatatagtcAAGTCTTTGACATAAAAGATTCAGAAAGGGACTAGATCTTAGAATACTTCAAAGAGCTGTCTTGCCTTCCTTAGTCTTAGTTATAGGCCAGTTTTAtatgagcatttattttttaaattttaaaactatggtTCGAgtaattaaaaagttaagagCCACTCCCAGAGTTATGCTAGGTTTACTGtcgtaattttttatatttttaagatttgaCCACTTCATCAAGTTCTTCTGGTCCTAGAGTTTCTGGCTCACCTTGTCATCATAGTGATTCTAATTCTTCTGAGAAACACATGTCACGAGCCTCTCAAAGAGAAGGTAGGTTAAAAGTTGGATTTTATAATCTTGTAACAACAGATTCTGCCAATCTGACTGACTAAAACCAATTTTATGGCTTTAAATTGGTTataatccataaaaataaaagcaatggagaTGAGGTGATTTATCCCTCAGTCATCATCTTCAGAAAGCTAACCGAGAGTCTCTGGAGTTGAATATCTTGAGTTAAATCTTTAATGGAATTTTAGCTTTGGTTTTATTAGCTGGACTTAGTTTGGAGAGGAAGTAGTttggaaatgtttatttcaatcaagattgttgtgaaaattaaatgatactATGCATGTGAAAGCTCTGTATAAATATAAGGCATGAATTGTCAGGTACTTGTGAAAGTCACCTGGTTCCCCTCAGGCTTTTTGCTCTACCATTTTCTTGTCTGTGCAATGCCTGACAGCTTCAAAGTGTTTGTGGGATAAACTGAGCTACAATCTGGCCCCACTCTGTATTTCCCAGTTTTCTCCTTACCATTGTGGCCCTATACCTTCCACCCCACAATTGAAATGGTTTCTACCTATACAAATTCCACATACTATTCCTCTTCAAACTAATCCACATCTAAGCTCTTATAGCATTTATTGTTTATTCTTCTCTCTGTGAACTGAGTATTAAGAGCCAGATATggccttttttttcattttgggttACTTTTGGAGATAGACATATCTCTACCTtgatattttgggcagagactaaATAGAGTTCTCATTTGTGTTTCTAATCACTGGGTGGCTTTGCCTGGTAGATGCTGGTTATCTTGCATGGCTACTTATGTCAGTAGAATGAGTTAAGAGCTCTTTCTAACCTAACCTATGGCCTGTCCACTTGCATCTGTGGACAGATATTGAAGTCTGTGATAGTTCACTTTAAGATTAAAGACTCCTTCTTTTAAAGATTTATGCCCAGAagtataacattttttctttgatttgtaACACAAACATCTTTTGCAGATTCTTCCTGTTCTCCTTCTACTTGTGCTATGGGAAACAAGTCAAGGCTTCTAATAATCACTGAGAAAAATCTTTATTGATTGACTACACCATCCACAAGAAAAAGAACcttaatttaagaagaaaagaatagtTAACATGCTTGCTTATTATTGACCAGTGgtaaacacaaacacaaatgtACAGCAGTTCTATGCCACACACAGTTGAGAATGAGGGAAGAGATGATATATGAGGAGGctaggaagaaggagaaaaatgagagggTGAAAAGGGGGAAAACATGAGAGAAGGTGAGGCTTATAGGTGAAGTTGCTCTAAATGTTGgaaattttggattttcaaatgTCAGAGTATGTTAACAGTATCCTTTGGCAGATATAATAGCTGTATAGAACAGAGGCTTTCAAATGCATTTCGGCATTAGAACTCTATTTTTGACATGAAATCTGCTGTGGATTCTTGAGATGTAGCccaattaaaattaaagtagCTCTGGTTCAAGAAAAATTAGggtctacagccataccaccctgaacgtgcCTGATGTCAtttgatctcggaagctaagcagggttgggcctggttagtacttggatgggagactgccTGGAAATactgggtgctgtaggcttttaaaaaatatatatatataaaagaaagctTAGGAAGGCTCTTGACCTCCAGTCTTCCCCACCCTATCTCCACCTCAGCTCACACATGGTTTCCCACTTTTACCAGCTCCTGAGGAACCTCCAAGGAGCACAGGATATAATATACTCCCACTGGTAACAGTGGCTTACTCCAGCAGTCATTTTCATTGGGAGTTAGGTAGAAGGAAATGAAGGGGCATAGTAGAGTCACCAGGAAGACGGTTGGCAGTGTCTCTCATCCCTTGTTTTGACATGCCTTTATGTGAGGTGTCCTTCCTCATctccagaattttattttttgtttatagtgctgttgttggggggtggggggtttgCATAAGTCCTgatctttttatttgcttaaagGCAATCTTCATGGCTTCCAAGTATTTCCTTCTCTGGACCAGAAAACACCAGGTACAATGAGATGAGAATTGTTACCTTTTACCTTTCTAGAGTCCCTTCATGTCAACATTACTTTGGTTCTTACTTAAATAAAGAGCATTCTGATATATAAGATCCAAATAAAAGAATCCCTAGTCAGCTTCTTTGCCTTGGCCTTAGGTCAGTGAGGAAACCTGCTGCAGGAACTTGGATTCTTTCAGTCTATTTATACACTTTCCCCACGCCTTCACCCCCCTCCCTTCCACCAAAGCTCACACACCATACCTTGGGGAGTACCACGCTCTTTAACATGTGGTAGCATAAGGGGCAGACTAAGGAATGAAAGCATTAGCTGCCAGAAATAACTCTGATGAACTGACTTAGTTTTTTGATAATACAAATCCCacatcctcattttcttttatctcaggAGTGTCACCACGAAATAGTCTTGAAGTTGTAACCCCTGAAGTTCTTGGTGAGAGTGACCATGGAAACTGCATCACATCCTTACAGTTGCACCCAAAAGGCTGGGCCACTCTTCTTCGGTGCTCAAGCAACAGTGATGATGAGGAGGTACAGGCAGCAGCACTCCACCTTCAACAGAGCTCGTTGGACAAATTGCCATTGCCATGTGTGCAGACCTTAGGCCGATCACTGACTGCAGTCTCTGCCATCAAAGGCATACTGCTAGAGATCCTGCTTCTTGAGTCTCCTGTTTCTGTCCTCTCATGCTTCATATGGTATCATTATTCTTACTTCTGCCAGGGTTTAGAAAGCTGGGAAGTACTTTAAAGGCTAGCATCAGCTCGGATTTAGCCCAGCTTCTTAAATTTTGCCTCCTTCATCTCacctttaaaaacaacaacaaacccttgTATAATAAACATAGGTCTGAAATGTCTCAGCTAAGCTGGCTAACTTTGAAATTTTACTAAGCCAACTGAggatcataatttaaaaaaaaaacaaaaaaacgggaAACTCTGGGAAAGGAAGGGGCTATACTGATGGCTAGGGGGAAAGGTGTTAAATGACTTTGATTCTCATCACCTTGTAAAACAAGAGTCTTCCAAGAGGCCCTCGAGGCCACAgctgaaaggagagaagagatgaGCCTTTGAATTGTGTAGGGGAAGAGGTAAGATACTCTAGGTCTTACtccaggaatttaaaaaatatcaacattGTTGTTGCCCTTAGAAAAGAGAATGTACTTCTACAGAAGTCACAGGCAGCCTCAGGGAACAAAAGGCTTTAAAGTGTCATAGCACAGAATAACCTCAGCTTATGAAGATAAGAAGGTATGGGGCCTTCTTATGGGGTATGTTAGTTGGGAGGGGGATAACATTCTGAGTGATGTCTCGTAACAATTCTGTGGCTTTGGCAATCtgttgagcattttaaaactAAGGAATATCTGTAGCACTATTTGGGCTCTGTAACCTTGGTgtgtctcccttctctctccctagTGTACTTGTGTCTATGAATTCCAAGAAGGAGCTCCAGTGCGACCTGTCTCACCTCGCTGTTCTCTACGACTGACTCATTACATTGAAGAAGCCAATGTAGGCAGGGGTTACATCAAAGAACTTTGCTTCAGCCCTGATGGGCGAATGATTTCTTCCCCACATGGCTATGGGATTCGCTTGTTGGGATTTGACAAACAGTGCAGTGAACTTGTCGACTGCTTGCCCAAAGAAGCCAGTCCCTTGCGGGTGATCCGTTCTCTGTACTCTCATAATGATGTGGTACTGACAACAAAGTTCTCTCCAACACATTGTCAGATTGCCTCAGGGTGCCTTAGTGGACGGGTTTCTTTGTATCAGCCAAAGTTCTAGGCACAACTTACATCAAATAAGGAACTCTTCTGGTGTTTGACTTAGGAATTACTTCAATTTAGgtgaagtattttctttttagaagatcTTATGAGTTTGGGTCAAGATCCTGGTTCTTATGGGTCCATGAACACACTTGTGACCTGAGTACTTGGTCATCCGGCATCCTTCAGGCATCTCCACATTAGACTCTGCAGCATCATCTTTTTCAGCATTCCTCTGCTCCTGCTTATctgtgccactgaattccagttCTTCTGGTCGTTTTGCATGGTAGCTCTTGTCaagttccttccttcctcactctctatttctctcttttccctctccctacccctctctttctttctgtgtgttattttttttttttaattttggtggcAATTTTGTGGACATTTGGCAGGAGTTTTAAATGGGGTAGGAGAAACCCATGACATTAGAGTTGAATAAAACCTGGAAGTTGGATATTGGCATATTGGTtgttgaaaaagaaatttcatcttCACTTATGAGTATACCTGGCCTTTTAAAGTTGCTGTTATGTTTATCTATATTGAGCATAGATAATGGCATAATTCTTTTAATCATTAAGACAGTCTTGCAACAAAATGTCTTTTAAGTTTcctgttaaaattataaaaagattttcaTGATGAGAGGGATTTATtgtgaaattctagaaaaaaattatcaccTCTCTTTGTAATTTACTTTACTTGTATGAATTTAACATCTCTAGCATGTATCCTTACTTGGTATTTTGTTCCTATCAAGGCATTAGACAGGAAAGAAGGAGACAGAATGGGCTTTGGTTATTTCTATTGTCcagaaaaggatttttaaaattagattagtACAGTATCTGGCCATAGAGTGATGAGAACAATGTGACTTAGATTTTCTGTATTTCATCTGCCAGATTATTTGAATCACACAGGATGATGTGTTAACAGTACTGGGGTGGAGGAGGAATCAAGAGTAAAGAGGTAGAGgtttactcatttttcttccctgaaCCAGGTATCATAAGCCAACCCTGTCACCATTAGTGAGGGGAGAGTTGCAGTCCTTTTCAAGTTGTTATCATAAGTACGGTAGTCAGTGACTTGGATATCAAGactaaatgctgatatgaagacTTGTCTTTGTGTTTTGTTATGAAACATGGCAAGCATGAAGCAGGACCCAAGCACAAGGCCGACTGTTCTGCTTTGAGTAACAGCTTTCTTCCAGGCTCCTCCACATGGGTGGCACTGTGGTTAGGAGGGATTACCAAAGGCTGCAGCAATTTAAGCTATGCAGTAGCCTTGCCCTCTTAGGTTGCATTCTCTTTAAGCCACTGGTTCTCAAACATTAGGGTGCATTGTAACCATTACAGACTTGTGAAAAATGCAGAAACCTGAGCCTCACCTTATGAGATTCTGATTCAGCCACGGAGAGGataggaatctgtatttttcataggaacctcaagtaatttttattttgagggtCTCTGGATTGCAGGTTGAAAAACACAACCTTCATCAGCAGTAAATTCTTCTCtacctggccgggtgtggtggctcacacctgtaatcccagcactttgggaagctgaggcaggcagatcatgaggtcaggagtttgagaccagcctggccaacatggtgaaaccctgtctctactaaaaatacaaaaattggctgggagtggtggtgtgcgcctgtaattccagctactcagggggctgaggcagaagaatcacttaacctgggagatggaggttgcactgagctgagctggcaccattgcactccagcctggatgacagagtgagactccgtctttaaaaaaaaaaaaaaattcttctctaCCCATCTGGTGCTTAAGACAATTCCCAGAAAGtgttttcattattgttaaaataatagTAGTAAATGAAAGCAATTTTAGAGGTGGAAAATAACTTAGAATGGTATCATCCACATTATTTGACAAATGAGAGAAGTGACGTGACTTGCCTAAGGTTGTCTTATAAAGTTAGTGGCAGAATTTGGACTTGAATTCCAGTCTTCTAACTCCTTGCTCAGGGCAATTTCTACGGTGTTATCCTGTCTGTTAGAAACAATGACTTATGGGCACTTTGTCTTTAAGTTGTATTATTGTGAATACCCTTAAACTGGCCAATAGATTTAAAAAGGAAGGCATGGGAGTAGATGCTGAGAATTCTGGCTAtaacaaaagtattttaaatattacagaactgttaaaacaacccaaatacatgaataaaaacgACATGTCTTTGTAGGACCTGCCAACTAACTATTCACACACATTTATAGGTTATAAGGATCTTAGCTTTAGAACAAATTTTTGAAATTAGATCATTTTACCATGGAAGTTAACAAAATCGGAATTTTTTGGTCATTGAAAAAAATGATCACAAAGCACAGTAAATACATAGACTTGctataaattttgtaaaaaacaaatttttaaaagaaaatagggatgggcatggtggctcatgtctgtaatcccagcactttgggaggccaaggtgggaggatcacttgagcccaggagttccagaccagtctgggcaacatggcaaaaccccctctttaccaaaaatacaaaaattagatgggcatggtagtacacgccatggtggtcccagctactcaggaggccaaggtgggaggatagttggagcctgggagacagaggctgcagtgagctgagatgacactattgcactccagcctgggtgatagagccagatcctgtctcaaaaaataaaaataggccaggcatggtggctgatgcctataatccgagcactttgggaggctgaggccagtggataacttgaggtcaggagtttgagaacagcctggccaagatggtgaaaccctgtctctactaaaaatacaaaaatcatagccaagcattgtggcaggcctgtaatcccagctactcaggagactgaggcaggagaatcacatgaacctgggagatagaggttgcagtgagctgagatcccatcactgcactttagcctggtcaacagcaagactccacctcaatataaatataaaaataaaagtaaaataaagttagTTTTGGAGGTGAAGACACCCAAACtatgttattattaaaaaaaaaaaaacctaccaagtACATTGGTCATATTGATATTCAAAAGAAGTTTCATAAACTGTCTCTGGAAAGAGTTCCATGTCAGATGTAGGACCAGCAGATTGCCCAACTCAGAATTCAGCCAATAATTCTTTAACTACTGTAGAGTACCTATCATGTACCAAATAATGTACAGACTTCACTACTAACTCTCACAAAAACTTGCAGGGTAGGTGGAATGAGCCCCAATTTATTTTGGAGGTAATAGTGGGTCagaaagattaagtgacttgccttaAAAGTCATAGAGTCGGCAGTGAGTGGCAGCACTGGGATTCCAACCCAGGCTGGTTTGTTTTTGTCCAAAGCCTGTGCTTACTGCTTTACCATTGTGCTCTTTGCTTTGTAAAGTATGGTAAACTGGCCTGTTATTTGTTTAGTATTcccagaagttttaaaattattattattatagagcTAGTTTACCATTTGTATcatgtaaaaaaattataagattaaCAATTTCCAATAGAATATCATGAACTCAGGGCATACATTCTGGCCATTCCTAACTAAATAATTTCAAGCAGAATAAGCAGctgtaaaatagaaaagaaaaatgaaggataaATGGTTTTGTATAAAACAGAGCCACACAGGtgagaattaaaaattaacagccaGCAAGCTCAAAAGAACCTTTGTTCTCCTCTTTGAGGTGTGGCGATGATCAAAAAGTTATCAAGGAATATTAATCAAGGAATTAAAAGGGCATCAGGAGTGCTATAGTATTAGAGGTAATTACATCTTAACATTTCAAAGTCCCATTTCACTTAGAGTGTAAAATCTAATCTGATGGTTTTACTCTGAATTTTATTCAGTACTTTTTATTCATAATTGGTAAATGTATTATGATTGGTAATGTAGTATAATTGTTAGTAAATGTACAAATTGTTctcctgttttaaaaagttttctgcaGAACAGTGCATTTATGGCAATGATATCTTTAATGAGTTAGGAACATCAAATATACAGCAGTTCCTTATTTTCAGTTGTGAAAATGAAATGGCTAAGGTAGAAGAGACCTgtctttttttcctcagaaacTCAAAGCACatgtatattttgttatttctgctTGCAATATTCCTGAAAAGAGACTAtaccaaaaattttaagaaaaggaacaagaaaaaggTA
The sequence above is a segment of the Saimiri boliviensis isolate mSaiBol1 chromosome 2, mSaiBol1.pri, whole genome shotgun sequence genome. Coding sequences within it:
- the DCAF10 gene encoding DDB1- and CUL4-associated factor 10 isoform X1 — protein: MFPFGPHSPGGDGSAGAWAEEPAPYEGQAAAARPPSPLQPGVDVTPPHPPARSPRRPGAPSLSPAPRAGELEPPGVPESSAASAQGEPSPPSPPRRRPGPDCKAESRGQHRLSAGMGGPGARLFGWLKERSLGRGLFVDPARDNFRTMTSLYGSIHPADSVYLSTRTHGAVFNLEYSPDGSVLTVACEQTEVLLFDPISSKHIKTLSEAHEDCVNNIRFLDNRLFATCSDDTTIALWDLRKLNTKVCTLHGHTSWVKNIEYDTNTRLLVTSGFDGNVIIWDTNRYTEDGCPHKKFFHTRFLMRMRLTPDCSKMLISTSSGYLLILHDLDLTKSLEVGSYPILRARRTTSSSDLTTSSSSSGPRVSGSPCHHSDSNSSEKHMSRASQREGNLHGFQVFPSLDQKTPGVSPRNSLEVVTPEVLGESDHGNCITSLQLHPKGWATLLRCSSNSDDEECTCVYEFQEGAPVRPVSPRCSLRLTHYIEEANVGRGYIKELCFSPDGRMISSPHGYGIRLLGFDKQCSELVDCLPKEASPLRVIRSLYSHNDVVLTTKFSPTHCQIASGCLSGRVSLYQPKF